From a single Streptomyces sp. NBC_01264 genomic region:
- a CDS encoding YidC/Oxa1 family membrane protein insertase, with translation MSVFIDLVAVLGRFLEPVLAESATAAAIVLFTVLVRLALHPLSRAAFRGATPVAGILPVLLQLPVFFLMYRAFSSAEIGGAANELLGHRLFAAPLGDRWGEALGEGGFFGEQGLVFLGLFAVVAVVAAWSAARGRKAAALMAAAGGAKAGGAKAGGAKVRKASGVGGGGAVAGLTAEQQEVMRKVGGVLPLLSFGTLITAALVPLAAGLYLVTTTAWSVAERAWLQHRKDRSERAGLVASGAARSAM, from the coding sequence GTGTCCGTTTTCATCGATCTTGTTGCTGTGCTGGGCCGGTTCCTGGAGCCGGTGCTGGCCGAGTCCGCGACCGCTGCCGCGATCGTGCTGTTCACCGTGCTCGTGCGGCTCGCGCTGCACCCGCTGAGCCGGGCCGCCTTCCGCGGGGCGACCCCGGTGGCGGGCATCCTGCCGGTGCTGCTCCAACTGCCGGTGTTCTTCCTGATGTACCGGGCGTTCTCCTCGGCGGAGATCGGCGGGGCCGCCAACGAGCTGCTCGGCCACCGGTTGTTCGCCGCGCCGCTCGGGGACCGGTGGGGCGAGGCGCTCGGGGAGGGAGGCTTCTTCGGCGAGCAGGGGCTCGTGTTCCTCGGGCTGTTCGCGGTCGTCGCGGTGGTGGCCGCGTGGAGTGCGGCGCGCGGGCGCAAGGCGGCGGCGCTGATGGCTGCCGCCGGTGGGGCCAAGGCCGGTGGGGCCAAGGCCGGCGGGGCGAAGGTTCGTAAGGCCTCGGGGGTCGGGGGAGGCGGGGCGGTCGCCGGGCTGACCGCCGAGCAGCAGGAGGTCATGCGCAAGGTGGGCGGCGTACTGCCCCTGCTGTCCTTCGGGACGCTGATCACGGCCGCGCTGGTGCCGCTCGCGGCCGGGTTGTACCTGGTCACCACCACCGCGTGGTCGGTCGCCGAGCGAGCCTGGCTCCAGCACCGGAAGGACCGGTCGGAGCGTGCCGGGTTGGTGGCCAGTGGAGCTGCGCGTTCCGCTATGTGA
- a CDS encoding DUF6412 domain-containing protein has product MAEHSGLRPVRFTASSARLVALALLTSLTSLLLLGGFLGLFAGEGGLGAVVVVLAATVAVGASALAARLVRPVPPHRIRTAIRDREQRTAFLPQRDPDASGRSRPRAPGRLLPTAA; this is encoded by the coding sequence GTGGCAGAGCACAGCGGGCTTCGCCCCGTGCGGTTCACCGCGTCGTCCGCGCGCCTCGTGGCCCTGGCCCTGTTGACCTCGCTGACCTCCCTCCTGCTGCTCGGCGGGTTCCTCGGGCTGTTCGCCGGGGAGGGCGGGCTCGGCGCTGTCGTGGTGGTCCTGGCGGCGACCGTCGCCGTGGGTGCCTCGGCCCTGGCCGCCCGGCTGGTGCGGCCGGTGCCGCCGCACCGAATACGTACCGCGATCCGTGATCGCGAGCAGCGCACGGCGTTCTTGCCGCAGCGCGATCCCGACGCTTCGGGCCGGTCGCGGCCCAGGGCGCCCGGCCGTCTCCTTCCGACGGCCGCGTAG
- a CDS encoding class E sortase: protein MRDRVRVVVQGKGRRSRRAGIAGALWAVGELAVTVGVVVMLLVVHQVWWTNRQALSAAHEMVRELEAGGWASVPEGEGEADPAPDVSLEPSGEPEGSSGEVSGNFGPRAAKPPPREGAYGILRIPRLGVAVPVAQGVDKRSVLDKGYAGHYAGTAQPGAEGNFAVAGHRNTHGEPFRYINRLRAGDELIVDVRGKRYVYLVGQTLAETTERDTGVIAPVPRSIVRPGAGYSEPGAYITLTTCTPEYSSKYRLVVWGTLKR, encoded by the coding sequence GTGCGAGATCGCGTGCGGGTCGTGGTGCAGGGCAAGGGGCGGCGGTCGCGCCGGGCCGGCATCGCGGGTGCGCTGTGGGCGGTCGGTGAACTGGCCGTCACCGTAGGTGTGGTGGTGATGTTGCTGGTGGTGCACCAGGTGTGGTGGACCAACCGGCAGGCGCTGAGTGCCGCGCACGAGATGGTGAGGGAGCTGGAGGCGGGCGGGTGGGCCTCCGTGCCGGAGGGCGAGGGGGAGGCGGATCCCGCCCCCGATGTTTCCCTGGAGCCGTCCGGCGAGCCCGAAGGGTCCTCGGGCGAGGTGTCGGGGAACTTCGGGCCGCGCGCCGCCAAGCCGCCGCCCCGGGAGGGTGCGTACGGGATCCTGCGCATTCCGCGTCTCGGTGTCGCCGTGCCCGTCGCACAGGGTGTGGACAAGCGGTCCGTGCTCGACAAGGGGTACGCCGGACACTATGCCGGGACCGCGCAGCCCGGGGCCGAGGGGAACTTCGCGGTCGCCGGGCACCGCAACACGCACGGGGAGCCCTTCCGTTACATCAACCGGCTCAGGGCCGGGGACGAGCTGATCGTGGACGTGCGCGGGAAGAGGTACGTGTACCTGGTCGGGCAGACGCTGGCGGAGACGACCGAGCGCGACACCGGGGTGATCGCGCCCGTCCCGCGCAGCATCGTCAGGCCGGGGGCCGGGTACAGCGAGCCCGGTGCGTACATCACGCTGACGACCTGCACGCCCGAGTACAGCTCCAAGTACCGGCTCGTGGTGTGGGGGACCCTCAAGCGCTGA
- a CDS encoding DUF3311 domain-containing protein, whose protein sequence is MKRPQLVWLAVPFVFFVGALPLANRVEPAPGGVPFLLLWFIGATLLTPLAVWLTWRGDHR, encoded by the coding sequence GTGAAACGTCCTCAGTTGGTGTGGCTCGCCGTGCCGTTCGTCTTCTTCGTCGGGGCCCTGCCCCTCGCGAACCGGGTGGAGCCGGCGCCGGGCGGCGTACCGTTCCTGCTCCTCTGGTTCATCGGGGCGACCCTGCTGACCCCGCTGGCGGTCTGGCTGACCTGGCGCGGTGATCACCGGTGA
- a CDS encoding SEC-C domain-containing protein has protein sequence MRPDTPAEHIAEAERLIRTATRYPEDQEPLLLQAAAHLELADERERASALYDQLLASDSTDDPSLIKALQAANLWEYGHEPEARALIQGIRAAAPADPAPWEVIAEALEAHDELEASHECFTEAATLLAPDNTPLTPATTALLTGRHRVRRLLGLPHDDWDMVADTRHIGPIPLDELHDPKRIWALGSDDPAELRAEIARLRAELGDRRAALSRPFPVAILHWPARELAELLTSYPTLSAEYPSHDAHLAQVEASLRTLAASGTTNLGIVTASVPSYEAFAASEKTSPSSPSLLAEYATTLAARGKATPWPPTRTTACWCTSGRPYGECHGNSAA, from the coding sequence ATGCGCCCCGACACGCCTGCCGAGCACATCGCCGAAGCCGAGCGCCTCATCCGCACGGCGACCCGCTACCCCGAGGACCAGGAGCCGTTGCTCCTCCAGGCCGCGGCCCACCTCGAACTGGCCGACGAACGCGAACGGGCGAGCGCCCTCTACGACCAACTCCTGGCCTCGGACTCGACGGACGATCCGTCCCTCATCAAGGCCCTCCAGGCGGCCAACCTCTGGGAGTACGGCCACGAGCCCGAGGCCCGCGCCCTCATCCAGGGCATCCGGGCGGCAGCCCCCGCGGACCCCGCCCCCTGGGAGGTCATCGCCGAAGCCCTGGAAGCCCACGACGAACTCGAGGCCTCCCACGAGTGCTTCACCGAGGCGGCCACCCTCCTGGCCCCGGACAACACCCCCCTCACCCCGGCCACGACCGCGCTCCTCACGGGCCGCCACCGCGTACGCCGCCTCCTCGGGCTCCCCCACGACGACTGGGACATGGTCGCGGACACCCGCCACATCGGCCCGATCCCGCTGGACGAGCTCCACGACCCCAAGCGCATCTGGGCCCTCGGCTCCGACGACCCCGCCGAACTCCGCGCCGAGATCGCCCGCCTGCGCGCCGAACTGGGCGACCGCCGCGCCGCGCTCTCCCGCCCCTTCCCGGTGGCCATCCTCCACTGGCCGGCCCGCGAACTGGCGGAACTCCTCACCTCGTACCCCACCCTCTCGGCGGAGTACCCCTCCCACGACGCCCACCTGGCCCAGGTAGAAGCCTCCCTCCGCACCCTGGCCGCCTCGGGCACCACGAACCTGGGCATCGTCACGGCCAGCGTCCCCTCCTACGAAGCCTTCGCCGCCTCGGAGAAGACCTCCCCGTCCTCCCCGTCCCTCCTGGCGGAATACGCCACCACCCTGGCCGCCCGAGGCAAGGCCACCCCCTGGCCCCCGACGCGCACCACGGCCTGCTGGTGCACATCAGGACGGCCTTACGGGGAGTGCCACGGAAATAGCGCTGCCTGA
- a CDS encoding sodium:solute symporter family protein, whose protein sequence is MVATVALGLLAVRGRGGRGGRGGGGGGLAEWSVGGRSLGTVFIWVLMAGEGYTSFSYLGAAGWGYNYGAPVMYVVAYMSCGYAVGYVVGPMLWDYARRHGLVGIADMVSHRYGRPWLGAAVAVLATVFLLPYIQLQITGMGVVVSTVTYGAVSLEWAYFIAFAVTTGFVVVSGLRGSAWVSVLKDVLVIGTLGFLAVYVPLHYFGGYGELFERLTAERPQWLTLPGASSGEGGRGGLGVGWFASTTVLNALTVVIFPTTVAGYLGARNADALRRNAILLPAYNVLLFVPMLLGMAALFVVPGLTGAESNLALFKLVVDSLPAWAVGVIGAAAALSSIVPMAVFMLVIGTMWGRSVLSFLPRWSSGERQKLASQVVVVAAGTIALVMTYTAPNTLVRLSLVSYEGMAQLVPMLLLGLVWRRLTTAAAVCGLAAGVAVVCGLVFTDNDPVWGVNAGMIALAVNLAIALTVTWLGPKERVGSGAGDPRPDEDVLARDPLPGAGAGAGAGAGDQNDAPSVVSAHG, encoded by the coding sequence ATGGTGGCCACCGTCGCGCTCGGTCTGCTCGCGGTGCGCGGGCGCGGCGGGCGGGGTGGGCGGGGCGGTGGCGGCGGCGGGCTCGCCGAGTGGTCGGTGGGCGGGCGCTCGCTGGGCACCGTCTTCATCTGGGTCCTGATGGCGGGCGAGGGGTACACGAGCTTCAGCTACCTCGGCGCGGCCGGCTGGGGCTACAACTACGGCGCCCCCGTGATGTACGTGGTCGCGTACATGTCCTGCGGCTACGCGGTCGGTTACGTCGTCGGCCCCATGCTGTGGGACTACGCGCGCCGGCACGGGCTGGTCGGGATCGCCGACATGGTGAGCCACCGGTACGGGCGCCCCTGGCTCGGCGCCGCGGTCGCGGTGCTCGCGACCGTCTTCCTGCTCCCCTACATCCAGCTCCAGATCACCGGCATGGGTGTGGTCGTCTCGACCGTCACCTACGGCGCGGTGTCCCTGGAATGGGCCTACTTCATCGCCTTCGCCGTCACCACCGGCTTCGTCGTGGTCAGCGGGCTGCGCGGCAGCGCGTGGGTGTCCGTACTGAAGGACGTGCTGGTCATCGGCACCCTCGGCTTCCTCGCCGTCTACGTGCCCCTGCACTACTTCGGCGGCTACGGGGAACTCTTCGAGCGGCTCACGGCCGAACGCCCGCAGTGGCTGACGCTTCCCGGCGCCAGTAGCGGCGAGGGCGGCCGGGGCGGGCTGGGGGTGGGGTGGTTCGCCTCCACGACCGTGCTGAACGCGCTGACCGTCGTCATCTTCCCGACCACCGTGGCGGGCTACCTGGGCGCGCGGAACGCCGACGCGCTGCGGCGCAACGCCATCCTGCTGCCCGCCTACAACGTGCTGCTCTTCGTGCCGATGCTGCTGGGCATGGCGGCGCTGTTCGTCGTACCGGGGCTGACGGGCGCGGAGTCCAACCTCGCGCTGTTCAAGCTGGTCGTGGACTCCCTGCCGGCGTGGGCGGTGGGGGTGATCGGGGCGGCGGCGGCGCTGTCGTCGATCGTTCCGATGGCGGTGTTCATGCTGGTCATCGGCACGATGTGGGGGCGCAGCGTGCTCTCGTTCCTGCCGCGCTGGAGTTCGGGCGAGCGGCAGAAGCTCGCCTCGCAGGTGGTCGTGGTGGCGGCCGGGACGATCGCGCTGGTGATGACGTACACGGCGCCGAACACGCTGGTCAGGCTCTCGCTCGTGTCCTACGAGGGCATGGCGCAACTGGTGCCGATGCTGCTGCTGGGTCTGGTATGGCGCCGGCTCACGACGGCGGCCGCGGTGTGCGGGCTCGCCGCGGGGGTCGCGGTGGTGTGCGGGCTGGTCTTCACGGACAACGACCCGGTGTGGGGGGTGAACGCCGGGATGATCGCCCTCGCGGTGAACCTGGCGATCGCGCTGACGGTGACCTGGCTCGGCCCGAAGGAGCGGGTGGGCAGCGGGGCGGGGGACCCCCGGCCGGACGAGGACGTGCTGGCGCGCGATCCGCTGCCCGGGGCGGGGGCGGGGGCGGGAGCCGGGGCCGGGGATCAAAACGATGCCCCGTCCGTTGTCAGTGCGCACGGTTAG